The following coding sequences are from one Eleginops maclovinus isolate JMC-PN-2008 ecotype Puerto Natales chromosome 11, JC_Emac_rtc_rv5, whole genome shotgun sequence window:
- the klc2 gene encoding kinesin light chain 2 isoform X1, with product MSTMVYPREEALERLSQDEIVLNTKAVMQGLETLRGEHAQILNSLLDCAQPPAAQEKSGLLRKSLEAIELGLGEAQVIIALSSHLSAVESEKQKLRAQVRRLCQENQWLRDELAGTQHKLQRSEQSVAQLEEEKKHLEFMNQIKKFDDDVSPSDEKNQSSGGGGGGSGGDTSKDSLDDLFPNDDDQGPAQPSGEVAAQQGGYEIPARLRTLHNLVIQYASQGRYEVAVPLCKQALEDLEKTSGHDHPDVATMLNILALVYRDQNKYKEAAHLLNDALAIREKTLGKDHPAVAATLNNLAVLYGKRGKYKEAEPLCKRALEIREKVLGKYHPDVAKQLNNLALLCQNQGKYNEVEYYYRRALEIYESKLGADDPNVAKTKNNLATCYLKQGKFKDAEALYKEILTRAHEKEFGSVNNDNKPIWMHAEEREESKGKRKDSGPYVEYGSWYKACKVDSPTVNTTLKSLGALYRRQGKLEAAETLEECASKTRKQGIDAINQSKVVELLKDGGAGGGDRRQSREGINGPGGQRGENEGDDSAEWNGVSDGNGALRRSGSFGKIRDALRRSSEMLVKKLQGSGPQEPRNPGMKRASSLNFLNKSTEETTQDATPGLSDCRGLSASNVDLSRRSSLIG from the exons ATGTCCACAATGGTGTATCCTCGTGAAGAAGCCCTGGAGCGACTGAGCCAGGATGAGATCGTCCTCAACACCAAGGCCGTCATGCAGGGCCTGGAGACGCTGCGCGGCGAACACGCCCAGATCCTCAACTCGCTGCTGGACTGCGCCCAGCCCCCTGCTGCTCAGGAGAAATCCGGCCTGCTGCGTAAGAGTCTGGAGGCCATCGAGCTGGGCCTGGGAGAGGCACAG GTGATCATCGCCCTGTCGAGCCACCTGAGCGCCGTGGAGTCGGAGAAGCAGAAGCTGCGCGCTCAGGTGCGTCGGCTCTGCCAGGAGAACCAGTGGCTGCGGGACGAGCTGGCGGGAACGCAGCACAAACTGCAGCGCAGCGAGCAGAGCGTGgcgcagctggaggaggagaagaagcacCTGGAGTTCATGAACCAGATCAAGAAGTTCGACGACGACGTGTCGCCGTCAGATGAGAAGAACCAGAGCTCCGGCGGCGGCGggggaggaagtggaggggACACCTCAAAGGACAGTCTGGATGACTTGTTCCCCAACGATGACGACCAGGGGCCAG CCCAGCCCAGCGGAGAGGTGGCAGCTCAGCAGGGGGGCTACGAGATCCCGGCTCGCCTCAGGACGCTGCACAACCTGGTGATCCAGTACGCCTCTCAGGGCCGCTACGAGGTGGCCGTGCCACTCTGCAAACAGGCTCTGGAGGATCTGGAGAAAACTTCCGGACACGACCACCCAGACGTCGCCACCATGCTCAACATCCTGGCTCTGGTGTACAG GGATCAGAACAAGTACAAAGAGGCGGCTCACCTGCTGAACGACGCGCTCGCCATCAGAGAGAAGACACTTGGGAAGGATCACCCCGCTGTGGCCGCCACCCTCAACAACCTGGCCGTCCTGTACGGAAAGAGAGGGAAATACAAGGAGGCCGAACCTCTGTGCAAGAGAGCGCTGGAGATCAGAGAGAAG GTGTTGGGGAAGTACCATCCAGATGTAGCCAAGCAGCTGAACAACCTGGCACTGCTGTGTCAGAACCAGGGGAAGTACAACGAGGTGGAGTACTACTACAGACGGGCCCTGGAGATCTACGAGTCCAAACTGGGAGCCGACGACCCCAACGTGGCCAAGACCAAAAATAACCTG GCGACGTGCTACCTGAAGCAGGGGAAGTTCAAAGATGCCGAAGCCCTGTACAAAGAGATCCTGACCAGAGCACACGAGAAGGAGTTTGGATCCGTCAACA ACGACAACAAACCAATCTGGATGCacgcagaggagagagaggagagcaag GGTAAACGCAAGGACTCTGGCCCGTATGTAGAGTATGGCAGCTGGTACAAGGCCTGCAAGGTGGACAG CCCCACAGTGAACACCACCCTGAAAAGCTTGGGGGCTCTGTACCGTCGTCAGGGCAAACTGGAGGCGGCAGAAACTCTGGAAGAGTGCGCCAGCAAGACCCGtaaacag GGTATTGACGCCATCAACCAGAGTAAGGTGGTGGAGCTGCTGAAGGACGGGGGGGCCGGAGGGGGGGACAGACGACAAAGCAGGGAGGGAATCAACGGGCCGGGGGGCCAGCGGGGGGAGAACGAGGGCGACGACTCCGCTGAGTGGAACGGGGTCAGT GATGGAAACGGGGCCCTGCGGCGCAGCGGCTCCTTCGGGAAGATCCGTGACGCCCTGAGGAGGAGCAGCGAGATGCTGGTGAAGAAGCTGCAGGGGAGCGGACCGCAGGAGCCACGTAACCCAGG aaTGAAGAGAGCAAGCTCCCTCAACTTCCTCAACAAGAGCACTGAGGAGACCACACAG GACGCCACCCCCGGCCTCTCGGACTGCAGGGGACTCAGCGCCAGCAACGTGGACCTATCCAGACGCAGCTCCCTGATAGGCTAG
- the klc2 gene encoding kinesin light chain 2 isoform X2: MSTMVYPREEALERLSQDEIVLNTKAVMQGLETLRGEHAQILNSLLDCAQPPAAQEKSGLLRKSLEAIELGLGEAQVIIALSSHLSAVESEKQKLRAQVRRLCQENQWLRDELAGTQHKLQRSEQSVAQLEEEKKHLEFMNQIKKFDDDVSPSDEKNQSSGGGGGGSGGDTSKDSLDDLFPNDDDQGPAQPSGEVAAQQGGYEIPARLRTLHNLVIQYASQGRYEVAVPLCKQALEDLEKTSGHDHPDVATMLNILALVYRDQNKYKEAAHLLNDALAIREKTLGKDHPAVAATLNNLAVLYGKRGKYKEAEPLCKRALEIREKVLGKYHPDVAKQLNNLALLCQNQGKYNEVEYYYRRALEIYESKLGADDPNVAKTKNNLATCYLKQGKFKDAEALYKEILTRAHEKEFGSVNNDNKPIWMHAEEREESKGKRKDSGPYVEYGSWYKACKVDSPTVNTTLKSLGALYRRQGKLEAAETLEECASKTRKQGIDAINQSKVVELLKDGGAGGGDRRQSREGINGPGGQRGENEGDDSAEWNGDGNGALRRSGSFGKIRDALRRSSEMLVKKLQGSGPQEPRNPGMKRASSLNFLNKSTEETTQDATPGLSDCRGLSASNVDLSRRSSLIG, translated from the exons ATGTCCACAATGGTGTATCCTCGTGAAGAAGCCCTGGAGCGACTGAGCCAGGATGAGATCGTCCTCAACACCAAGGCCGTCATGCAGGGCCTGGAGACGCTGCGCGGCGAACACGCCCAGATCCTCAACTCGCTGCTGGACTGCGCCCAGCCCCCTGCTGCTCAGGAGAAATCCGGCCTGCTGCGTAAGAGTCTGGAGGCCATCGAGCTGGGCCTGGGAGAGGCACAG GTGATCATCGCCCTGTCGAGCCACCTGAGCGCCGTGGAGTCGGAGAAGCAGAAGCTGCGCGCTCAGGTGCGTCGGCTCTGCCAGGAGAACCAGTGGCTGCGGGACGAGCTGGCGGGAACGCAGCACAAACTGCAGCGCAGCGAGCAGAGCGTGgcgcagctggaggaggagaagaagcacCTGGAGTTCATGAACCAGATCAAGAAGTTCGACGACGACGTGTCGCCGTCAGATGAGAAGAACCAGAGCTCCGGCGGCGGCGggggaggaagtggaggggACACCTCAAAGGACAGTCTGGATGACTTGTTCCCCAACGATGACGACCAGGGGCCAG CCCAGCCCAGCGGAGAGGTGGCAGCTCAGCAGGGGGGCTACGAGATCCCGGCTCGCCTCAGGACGCTGCACAACCTGGTGATCCAGTACGCCTCTCAGGGCCGCTACGAGGTGGCCGTGCCACTCTGCAAACAGGCTCTGGAGGATCTGGAGAAAACTTCCGGACACGACCACCCAGACGTCGCCACCATGCTCAACATCCTGGCTCTGGTGTACAG GGATCAGAACAAGTACAAAGAGGCGGCTCACCTGCTGAACGACGCGCTCGCCATCAGAGAGAAGACACTTGGGAAGGATCACCCCGCTGTGGCCGCCACCCTCAACAACCTGGCCGTCCTGTACGGAAAGAGAGGGAAATACAAGGAGGCCGAACCTCTGTGCAAGAGAGCGCTGGAGATCAGAGAGAAG GTGTTGGGGAAGTACCATCCAGATGTAGCCAAGCAGCTGAACAACCTGGCACTGCTGTGTCAGAACCAGGGGAAGTACAACGAGGTGGAGTACTACTACAGACGGGCCCTGGAGATCTACGAGTCCAAACTGGGAGCCGACGACCCCAACGTGGCCAAGACCAAAAATAACCTG GCGACGTGCTACCTGAAGCAGGGGAAGTTCAAAGATGCCGAAGCCCTGTACAAAGAGATCCTGACCAGAGCACACGAGAAGGAGTTTGGATCCGTCAACA ACGACAACAAACCAATCTGGATGCacgcagaggagagagaggagagcaag GGTAAACGCAAGGACTCTGGCCCGTATGTAGAGTATGGCAGCTGGTACAAGGCCTGCAAGGTGGACAG CCCCACAGTGAACACCACCCTGAAAAGCTTGGGGGCTCTGTACCGTCGTCAGGGCAAACTGGAGGCGGCAGAAACTCTGGAAGAGTGCGCCAGCAAGACCCGtaaacag GGTATTGACGCCATCAACCAGAGTAAGGTGGTGGAGCTGCTGAAGGACGGGGGGGCCGGAGGGGGGGACAGACGACAAAGCAGGGAGGGAATCAACGGGCCGGGGGGCCAGCGGGGGGAGAACGAGGGCGACGACTCCGCTGAGTGGAACGGG GATGGAAACGGGGCCCTGCGGCGCAGCGGCTCCTTCGGGAAGATCCGTGACGCCCTGAGGAGGAGCAGCGAGATGCTGGTGAAGAAGCTGCAGGGGAGCGGACCGCAGGAGCCACGTAACCCAGG aaTGAAGAGAGCAAGCTCCCTCAACTTCCTCAACAAGAGCACTGAGGAGACCACACAG GACGCCACCCCCGGCCTCTCGGACTGCAGGGGACTCAGCGCCAGCAACGTGGACCTATCCAGACGCAGCTCCCTGATAGGCTAG
- the prkd4 gene encoding LOW QUALITY PROTEIN: protein kinase D4 (The sequence of the model RefSeq protein was modified relative to this genomic sequence to represent the inferred CDS: deleted 1 base in 1 codon), with protein sequence MSAAPPSCPSIVSAPALVQFQLGLFREVVRVPAGNLSYRHAKTLAAEIIEHKAPECSVVGVGEKVLLFRHDFSSSQLLQRLNEDDELREGDLIEVIIAGSATVTEMRIRPHSLVVHSYRTPTFCHHCGEMLWGLVRQGLKCDGCGLDFHKRCAFLLPNDCSRARRQVSTSLSLFPPRRPRTHSLSNQAGGSLEEISMTKPSSRPLSWVEPPVWLGIGYGDSSRAQVPHTFHIHSYTKPTMCQHCCRLLRGLFRQGLQCSDCRFNCHRRCELLVPRDCPGERKAANGEESPAVDNSGPDDPEDDDSDLSSTLETSEEEMFTDGDSIAESREDEPPREAMSPCFSTYIPLMRLVQSVHHSKRRAGGVLREGWLLHHTNTDTLRKRHYWILDWKSITLYQNESSTKLYKEISLSEVLQVRGPAHLSLSTGNSGHTLEVETAALVYCVAAGESASVWESAIRQAMMPVQSSGRPGGEEQGRDSSRDSVDISSVYQISTDEVLGSGQFGVVYKGTHRKSGRPVAIKVIDKTRFHTKQETQLRNEVAILQNLSHLGVVLLEGMFETVEYVFVVMEKLHGDMLEMILSSERGRLPERNTRFLVSQILEALRYLHLKHIAHCDLKPENVLLASADPFPQVKLCDFGFARIIGEKSFRRSVVGTPAYLAPEVISSSGYNRSLDMWSVGVIMYVSLSGTFPFNEEEDIRQQITNAAFMYPRQPWTSISLEAVSLINNMLQVSVRRRFSVGKALGHPWLQDFQLWCDLRAFEQRMGCRYLTHHGDEERWIGFTQERGLDFPSHLCWDPDM encoded by the exons ATGTCCGCAGCACCTCCCTCCTGCCCCAGCATTGTCTCGGCGCCGGCTCTGGTCCAGTTCCAGCTCGGCCTGTTTCGGGAGGTGGTTCGAGTCCCGGCTGGAAACCTGAGCTACCGCCATGCCAAGACACTGGCTGCAGAGATCATCGAGCACAAG gctccAGAGTGCAGTGTGGTTGGCGTCGGGGAGAAGGTGCTGCTCTTCAGACATGACTTCTCCTCCTCCCAGCTGCTGCAGCGCCTCAATGAAGACGACGAGCTGCGGGAAGGAGACCTCATCGAGGTCATCATCGCTG GATCAGCGACTGTGACCGAGATGAGGATCCGCCCACACTCCCTGGTGGTCCACTCGTACCGGACCCCCACCTTCTGCCACCACTGTGGAGAGATGCTGTGGGGCCTCGTTCGACAGGGACTCAAATGTGACG GTTGTGGGTTAGACTTCCATAAGCGCTGTGCGTTCCTGCTGCCCAATGACTGCAGTCGGGCGAGGCGTCAGGTCAGCACCAGCCTCTCCCTGTTTCCCCCCCGACGACCCCGCACACACTCCCTGTCTAACCAGGCGGGAGGCAGtctggaggag ATCAGCATGACCAAGCCCTCCTCCAGACCCCTGTCCTGGGTGGAGCCCCCGGTGTGGCTGGGTATCGGGTACGGGGACTCGAGCCGGGCTCAGGTTCCTCACACCTTCCACATCCACAGCTACACCAAGCCCACCATGTGCCAGCACTGCTGCCGGCTGCTCAGAGGGCTCTTCAGGCAGGGGCTGCAGTGCTCAG ACTGCAGGTTTAACTGCCATCGGCGCTGCGAGCTGCTCGTCCCCAGAGACTGTCCCGGAGAGAGGAAGGCCGCCAACGGAGAGG AATCCCCAGCGGTGGATAACAGCGGCCCGGATGACCCGGAGGACGATGACTCAGATCTCAGCAGCACTTTGGAAACCTCAGAGGAGGAGATGTTCACCGACGGAGACTCCATCGCCGAGAGCCGGGAGGACGAGCCGCCGCGGGAGGCCATGAG TCCGTGCTTTAGCACCTACATCCCTCTGATGAGGCTGGTGCAGTCGGTGCATCACAGCAAGAGGAGAGCA GGGGGGGTCCTGAGAGAGGGCTGGCTGCTGCACCACaccaacactgacacactg aggAAGCGCCATTACTGGATCCTGGACTGGAAGAGCATCACTCTGTATCAGAACGAGAGCAGCACCAAGTTATACAAG GAGATCAGTCTCTCCGAGGTGCTGCAGGTCCGAGGCCCCGCCCACCTCTCCCTGTCAACAGGCAACAGCGGCCACACCCTGGAGGTGGAGACCGCCGCGCTGGTTTACTGCGTGGCGGCCGGAGAGAGCGCCTCCGTCTGGGAGAGCGCCATCCGGCAGGCCATGATGCCGGTGCAGAGCAGCGGGCGACCCGGGGGGGAAGAGCAGG GTAGAGATTCCAGCAGAGACAGCGTG gacaTCAGCTCGGTGTATCAGATCTCCACGGACGAGGTTCTGGGCTCGGGACAGTTTGGGGTCGTGTACAAAG GCACTCACAGGAAGTCGGGTCGGCCCGTCGCCATCAAGGTCATCGATAAGACGCGCTTCCACACCAAGCAGGAGACGCAGCTGAGGAACGAGGTGGCCATCCTGCAG aatCTGTCCCACCTCGGCGTGGTCCTGCTGGAGGGGATGTTCGAGACGGTGGAGTACGTGTTTGTCGTCATGGAGAAGCTCCACGGAGACATGCTGGAGATGATCCTGTCCAGTGAGAGAGGCCGACTCCCTGAACGCAACACCCGCTTCCTCGTCAGCCAG ATCCTGGAAGCTCTGCGGTACCTGCACCTCAAACACATCGCTCACTGCGACCTGAAACCAGAGAACGTGCTGCTGGCCTCTGCAGACCCCTTCCCCCAG gtGAAGCTGTGTGACTTCGGCTTCGCCCGCATCATCGGAGAGAAGTCTTTCCGCCGCTCGGTGGTGGGGACGCCGGCCTACCTGGCCCCCGAGGTGATCAGCAGCAGCGGGTACAACCGCTCTCTGGACATGTGGTCGGTGGGCGTCATCATGTACGTGAGCCTGAGCGGCACCTTCCCCTTCAACGAGGAAGAGGACATCCGGCAGCAGATCACCAACGCAGCCTTCATGTATCCACGGCAACCCTGGACCTCCATCTCACTGGAGG cGGTGAGCCTCATCAACAACATGCTGCAGGTGTCGGTCAGACGCAGGTTCAGTGTGGGCAAAGCTCTGGGACACCCCTGGCTGCAG GACTTCCAGCTGTGGTGTGACCTGCGTGCCTTCGAGCAGAGGATGGGCTGCCGGTATCTGACGCACCACGGGGACGAGGAGCGCTGGATAGGCTTCACCCAGGAGAGAGGCCTGGACTTCCCCTCTCACCTCTGCTGGGACCCTGACATGTGA
- the actn3b gene encoding alpha-actinin-3b — translation MMTAVESHMTYSNSYTINQEEVYMTQEDDWDRDLLLDPAWEKQQRKTFTAWCNSHLRKAGTQIENIEEDFRNGLKLMLLLEVISGERLPKPDKGKMRFHKIANVNKALDFICSKGVKLVSIGAEEIVDGNAKMTLGMIWTIILRFAIQDISVEETSAKEGLLLWCQRKTAPYRNVNVQNFHISWKDGLALCALIHRHRPDLIDYSKLRKDDPISNLNTAFEVAEKFLDIPKMLDAEDIVNTPKPDEKAIMTYVSCFYHAFAGAEQAETAANRICKVLAVNQENEKLMEEYEKLASELLEWIRRTIPWLENRAAEQTMRAMQQKLEDFRDYRRIHKPPRVQEKCQLEINFNTLQTKLRLSNRPAFMPSEGKMVSDIANAWKGLEGVEKGYEEWLLTEIRRLERLDHLAEKFKQKCSMHESWTGGKEELLSQKDYESASLMEIRALMRKHEAFESDLAAHQDRVEQIAAIAQELNELDYHDAASVNARCQGICDQWDNLGTLTQKRRDSLERVEKLWETIDQLYLEFAKRAAPFNNWMDGAMEDLQDMFIVHSIEEIQSLITAHDQFKATLPEADKERMATMGIHNEILKIAQTYGIKLSGINPYTNLSPQDISTKWDAVKHLVPLRDQMLQEEVARQQANERLRRQFAAQANIIGPWIQTKMEEISHVSVDIAGSLEEQMNSLKQYEQNIINYKSNIDKLEGDHQLSQESLIFDNKHTNYTMEHVRVGWEQLLTTIARTINEVENQILTRDAKGISQEQLNEFRASFNHFDRKRNGMMDPDDFRACLISMGYDLGEVEFARIMTLVDANNTGVVTFQAFIDFMTRETAETDTAEQVMASFKILASDKNYITVDELRRELPPDQAEYCISRMTRYIGGDGPTGALDYISFSSALYGESDL, via the exons ACCTTCACAGCTTGGTGTAACTCCCACTTGAGGAAGGCCGGGACACAGATCGAGAACATTGAAGAGGATTTCAGAAATGGCCTCAAActcatgctgctgctggaggtcaTATCAG GTGAGAGGCTGCCCAAACCCGACAAAGGCAAGATGCGTTTCCACAAGATCGCCAACGTGAACAAAGCTCTGGACTTCATCTGCAGCAAGGGGGTGAAGCTGGTGTCCATCGGTGCTGAGG AAATCGTTGACGGCAATGCGAAGATGACCCTTGGTATGATCTGGACCATCATCCTGCGCTTTGCCATCCAGGACATCTCtgtggaag AGACCTCTGCTAAGGAGGGTCTGCTGCTGTGGTGCCAGAGGAAGACCGCCCCCTACAGGAACGTGAATGTGCAGAACTTCCACATCAG TTGGAAGGACGGCCTGGCTCTGTGCGCCCTCATCCACAGACACAGACCTGACCTCATTGACTACTCCAAACTGAGAAAG GACGACCCCATCAGCAACCTGAACACTGCTTTCGAGGTGGCTGAGAAGTTCCTGGACATCCCCAAGATGCTGGACGCTGAAG ATATCGTGAACACACCCAAACCCGATGAGAAGGCCATCATGACCTACGTGTCCTGCTTCTACCACGCCTTCGCCGGCGCTGAGCAG GCTGAGACAGCTGCCAACCGTATCTGCAAGGTTCTGGCCGTGAACCAGGAGAATGAGAAGCTGATGGAGGAGTATGAGAAGCTGGCCAGTGAG CTGCTGGAGTGGATCCGCCGCACCATCCCCTGGCTGGAGAACCGCGCGGCGGAGCAGACCATGCGCGCCATGCAGCAGAAGCTGGAGGATTTCCGTGACTACCGTCGCATCCACAAGCCGCCCCGCGTGCAGGAGAAATGCCAGCTGGAGATCAACTTCAACACCCTGCAGACCAAGCTGAGGCTCAGCAACCGGCCCGCCTTCATGCCCTCCGAGGGCAAGATGGTGTCG gatATTGCCAACGCCTGGAAGGGGCTGGAGGGGGTGGAGAAGGGCTACGAGGAGTGGCTGCTGACGGAGATCCGCCGCCTGGAGAGACTCGATCACCTGGCTGAGAAGTTCAAGCAGAAGTGCTCCATGCACGAGTCCTGGACCGGAG gtaaGGAGGAGCTGCTGTCCCAGAAGGACTACGAGTCGGCCTCCCTGATGGAGATCAGAGCTCTGATGAGGAAGCACGAGGCGTTCGAGAGCGACCTCGCCGCTCACCAGGACCGAGTGGAGCAGATCGCTGCCATCGCCCAGGAGCTCAA TGAGCTGGATTACCACGATGCTGCCTCAGTGAACGCTCGCTGCCAGGGCATCTGTGACCAGTGGGACAACCTGGGCACCCTGACCCAGAAGAGAAGGGACTCCCTGGAG cgCGTGGAGAAACTGTGGGAGACGATCGACCAGCTGTACCTGGAGTTCGCCAAGAGGGCGGCGCCTTTCAACAACTGGATGGACGGAGCCATGGAGGACCTGCAGGACATGTTCATCGTCCACAGCATCGAGGAGATCCAG AGTCTGATCACAGCTCACGACCAGTTCAAAGCCACTCTGCCCGAGGCCGACAAGGAGCGCATGGCCACCATGGGGATCCACAACGAGATCCTGAAGATCGCCCAGACCTACGGCATCAAGCTGTCCGGAATCAACCCCTACACCAACCTCTCCCCCCAGGACATCAGCACCAAGTGGGACGCT GTGAAGCACCTGGTTCCCCTCAGAGACCAAATGCTCCAGGAGGAAGTGGCCAGGCAGCAGGCCAACGAGAGGCTGAGGCGCCAGTTCGCCGCCCAGGCTAACATCATCGGACCCTGGATCCAAACCAAGATGGAG gagaTCAGCCACGTGTCTGTGGACATCGCAGGCTCCCTGGAGGAACAGATGAACAGCCTGAAGCAGTACGAGCAGAACATCATCAACTACAAATCCAACATCGACAAGCTGGAGGGAGACCACCAGCTGAGCCAGGAGTCCCTCATCTTCGACAACAAGCACACCAACTACACCATGGAG CATGTGCGTGTGGGCTGGGAGCAGCTGCTCACCACCATCGCCAGAACCATCAACGAGGTGGAGAACCAGATCCTGACCCGCGACGCCAAGGGCATCAGCCAGGAGCAGCTCAACGAGTTCAGGGCCTCCTTCAACCACTTCGACAGG AAGAGAAACGGCATGATGGATCCAGACGACTTCCGTGCCTGCCTCATCTCCATGGGTTACGATCTG GGCGAGGTGGAGTTCGCCCGCATCATGACTCTGGTGGACGCCAACAACACGGGCGTGGTGACCTTCCAGGCCTTCATCGACTTCATGACCCGCGAGACCGCCGAGACAGACACCGCAGAACAGGTCATGGCCTCCTTCAAGATCCTGGCTTCAGACAAg AACTACATCACAGTGGACGAGCTGCGCAGGGAGCTTCCCCCAGATCAGGCCGAGTACTGCATCAGCCGCATGACCAGGTACATCGGGGGAGACGGCCCCACCGGAGCCCTGGACTACATCTCCTTCTCCAGCGCCCTCTACGGGGAGAGCGACTTATaa